Proteins encoded together in one Cicer arietinum cultivar CDC Frontier isolate Library 1 chromosome 4, Cicar.CDCFrontier_v2.0, whole genome shotgun sequence window:
- the LOC101511429 gene encoding cell division cycle protein 48 homolog: MANQPETSDSKGTKRDFSTAILERKKAPNRLVVDEAVNDDNSVVALHPDTMEKLQLFRGDTILIKGKKRKDTICIALADETCEEPKIRMNKVVRNNLRVRLGDVVSVHQCPDVKYGKRVHILPVDDTIEGVTGNLFDAYLKPYFLEAYRPVRKGDLFLVRGGMRSVEFKVIECDPPEYCVVAPDTEIFCEGEPVKREDENRLDEVGYDDVGGVRKQMAQIRELVELPLRHPQLFKSIGVKPPKGILLYGPPGSGKTLIARAVANETGAFFFCINGPEIMSKLAGESESNLRKAFEEAEKNAPSIIFIDEIDSIAPKREKTNGEVERRIVSQLLTLMDGLKSRAHVIVIGATNRPNSIDPALRRFGRFDREIDIGVPDEVGRLEVLRIHTKNMKLAEDVDLERIAKETHGYVGADLAALCTEAALQCIREKMDVIDLEDETIDAEILNSMAVTNEHFQTALGSSNPSALRETVVEVPNVSWQDIGGLENVKRELQETVQYPVEHPEKFEKFGMSPSKGVLFYGPPGCGKTLLAKAIANECQANFISIKGPELLTMWFGESEANVREIFDKARGSAPCVLFFDELDSIATQRGSSVGDAGGAADRVLNQLLTEMDGMSAKKTVFIIGATNRPDIIDPALLRPGRLDQLIYIPLPDEDSRHQIFKACLRKSPISKDVDLRALAKYTQGFSGADITEICQRSCKYAIRENIEKDIERERRRSENPEAMEEDNEDDDVAEIKAAHFEESMKYARRSVSDADIRKYQAFAQTLQQSRGFGSEFRFADASTGGTATAAADPFASAGGADEDDLYS; the protein is encoded by the exons atGGCGAATCAACCTGAAACCTCAGATTC TAAGGGAACTAAGCGAGATTTTAGCACGGCGATTTTGGAGCGCAAGAAGGCGCCAAACCGTCTTGTTGTCGATGAGGCCGTCAACGACGACAACTCCGTCGTCGCACTTCACCCTGACACCATGGAGAAACTCCAACTTTTTCGCGGTGACACAATTCTGATCAAGG gaaagaaaaggaaagataCTATATGTATTGCACTTGCTGATGAGACTTGTGAGGAGCCAAAGATTAGAATGAACAAGGTTGTGAGAAACAACCTTAGGGTTAGGCTTGGAGATGTCGTTTCTGTTCATCAATGTCCTGATGTTAAATATGGAAAGCGAGTTCACATTCTTCCTGTTGATGATACAATTGAAGGGGTTACTGGGAATCTCTTTGATGCCTACCTAAAAC CTTATTTCCTGGAGGCATATCGTCCAGTTAGAAAGGGGGATCTCTTCCTCGTGAGAGGGGGGATGAGAAGTGTCGAATTCAAGGTTATTGAATGTGACCCTCCTGAGTATTGTGTTGTTGCTCCTGACACTGAGATCTTCTGTGAAGGAGAGCCCGTTAAACGGGAAGATGAGAATCGATTAGATGAGGTTGGTTATGATGACGTTGGTGGTGTTAGAAAGCAAATGGCTCAGATTAGAGAACTGGTGGAACTGCCATTGAGGCATCCACAGCTATTCAAGTCTATTGGTGTTAAGCCACCAAAAGGTATTTTGTTGTATGGACCCCCTGGATCTGGTAAGACTTTAATTGCACGAGCTGTTGCAAACGAAACTGGTGCTTTCTTTTTCTGCATCAATGGCCCTGAGATCATGTCAAAGCTGGCTGGTGAGAGTGAAAGTAATCTGAGGAAGGCTTTCGAAGAAGCTGAGAAGAATGCACCCTCAATCATCTTCATTGATGAGATTGATTCCATTGCTCCAAAGAGGGAGAAGACTAATGGTGAAGTTGAGAGGAGAATTGTTTCCCAGCTCTTGACCCTCATGGATGGGCTTAAATCCCGTGCACATGTAATTGTTATTGGAGCAACAAATCGTCCCAATAGCATCGACCCTGCTCTTCGGAGGTTTGGAAGGTTTGATCGGGAGATAGATATTGGTGTACCAGATGAAGTTGGACGTCTTGAGGTTCTTCGTATCCATACAAAAAATATGAAGCTTGCTGAAGAT GTTGATTTAGAAAGAATTGCTAAGGAGACCCACGGATATGTTGGTGCTGATTTAGCTGCTTTGTGTACTGAAGCTGCACTTCAGTGCATCAGAGAGAAAATGGATGTGATTGACCTAGAAGATGAAACCATTGATGCTGAGATACTAAACTCAATGGCAGTCACAAATGAACATTTCCAGACTGCCCTTGGATCCAGCAATCCTTCTGCTCTCCGTGAAACA GTTGTTGAAGTGCCCAATGTCAGCTGGCAAGATATTGGTGGTCTTGAAAATGTTAAGCGAGAACTCCAGGAG ACTGTTCAATATCCAGTGGAACATCCTGAGAAATTTGAGAAGTTTGGAATGTCACCTTCAAAGGGGGTTCTGTTCTATGGTCCTCCTGGTTGTGGTAAAACCCTTTTGGCCAAAGCTATTGCCAATGAATGTCAAGCAAACTTCATTAGTATCAAAGGTCCTGAGCTACTCACAATGTGGTTTGGAGAAAGTGAGGCTAATGTGAGGGAAATTTTTGACAAAGCTCGTGGTTCTGCTCCATGTGTCCTATTCTTTGATGAACTTGATTCTATTGCAACACAG AGAGGCAGTAGTGTAGGAGATGCTGGTGGTGCTGCTGACAGGGTTTTGAATCAACTGCTTACAGAAATGGATGGAATGTCAGCAAAGAAAACTGTGTTTATCATTGGTGCAACTAATAGACCAGACATTATAGACCCTGCTCTTTTACGACCGGGACGTCTGGACCAGTTGATTTATATTCCCCTTCCGGATGAGGATTCCCGCCATCAGATATTTAAAGCTTGCTTGAGAAAATCCCCCATCTCAAAGGATGTTGACCTCAGAGCTCTTGCCAAGTACACTCAAGGTTTCAGTGGTGCTGATATTACTGAGATTTGCCAGCGTTCATGCAAGTATGCTATTAGAGAGAACATTGAGAAG GATATTGAGAGAGAAAGGAGGAGAAGCGAAAATCCCGAGGCTATGGAAGAGgataatgaagatgatgatgtAGCTGAAATCAAAGCAGCCCATTTTGAAGAATCAATGAAGTATGCAAGAAGGAGTGTTAGTGATGCTGACATTCGCAAGTACCAAGCGTTTGCCCAAACATTACAGCAGTCAAGAGGGTTCGGATCCGAGTTCAGGTTTGCAGATGCCAGCACTGGTGGTACTGCTACTGCAGCAGCTGACCCTTTTGCAAGTGCTGGTGGAGCTGATGAAGATGACCTTTACAGTTAG